The region GTTAAGGGTAGTACAATTCAAAGTAAAAATATTGGAAGAGACATAACCCAAGGGTTTAAGACTATTGTAGGAGGAGAGCTTAAGGCATATAATGAAATGATGAATGATGCAAGAGCACTTGCTACAAAGAGAATGGTTGAAGAAGCTGAGGAACTAGGAGCAGATGCAATAATAAACATTCGCTATGCATCCTCTGCAATAATGCAAGGAGCAGCAGAAGTTATAGCCTATGGAACAGCAGTAAAATTTAAATAATTAATCAAAACCCACTATGGTGGGTTTTTTGGTAATTATCATTATATTGTCAACTTAAATATTGTCCTCTGGCACAAACTTAGTGCTAGAGGACAATATTTATTATTGACAAAAAAGTCAAACAGGCATATACTTAATTACATAAGTAACTAACTATATAACTATATATCAAATATGGGGGTGGTAAATTGCTTGATTTAAATTCAGACAAATCTATTTATATACAAATTGCAGAATCGATAGAAAATGAGATACTTTTGGGAAATTTAAAGGAAGAGGATCAAGCACCGTCAACAAATGAATTTGCTAAAGTTTATCAAATAAATCCAGCTACAGCAAGAAAAGGGCTCAATCTTTTAGTTGATGAGGAAGTACTTTACAAGAAAAGAGGACTTGGGATGTTTGTAGCAAAGGGAGCAAAAGCAAAGATCTTAAAGAAAAGGCAAAATGTTTTTTTCAAAGAGATTCTTCCAGAGATTATTTTAGAAACTCAAAGACTTGAGATATCAATAGATGAATTAATCAAATATTTAATAGATTATGAGGGAGGGGAATAATTTGCTTGAAATCAAAAATCTAAATAAAGCCTATGGTAAAACCCAAGTGCTAAAAGATGTGAATATTACCATTGAAGATAATAAAATCTATGGATTACTAGGTAGAAATGGAGTTGGGAAAACTACACTATTAAACATAATATCTAGTCAAATACTAAGACATAGTGGAGAAGTATTATTAGACAATGAGGATGTATTTGAGAACGCTAAGGCTATGGAACAAATCTGTTTTGTAAAAGATAGGGGGATAGCTTTTGAGGAAAATAAGATAAAAGAATTATTTAAAATGGCTAAATTTATATACAAGGATTGGGATGATGAATATAAGAATTACTTGGTTAAGGAATTTAATTTAAATACTAATAAGAAATATGAAAAACTTTCTAGGGGATATCAAACAATAGTAGGTTTAATAATAGGTTTAGCCTCAAGGTCAAGAATTACAATATTTGATGAACCTTCTCTTGGTCTGGACGCAGCATTCAGATACAAATTCTATAATTTACTTCTTGAAGACTATGAAAAGAATCCTAGAACTATAATCATATCTACCCATTTAATTGATGAGGTAAATAATTTGTTTGAAGAGATTATAATATTGTCAGAAGGAAAAGTAATGCTTAAAGAGGAAACAGATTTTCTAATGGAAAGTGCTTATTTTCTAAGTGGAAAAGAAGAAAATCTTTTAGAAATTATAAATACCAAAAAAATTATTAGCAGAGAAGAGTTTGGAACAACAGTAATATTAGGGATTTTTGATAATTTAAGTGAAGATGAGATACAAGATTTAAAAAATAAGGGAATAGAAATAAGCCAAATACCACTGCAAAAGCTGTTTGTCTATTTAACAGAACAAAATGTTTTAAAGGAGGAAAACATATAATGGATTCAACTAAAAGAATGATAAAATTTCAAAATTATGGAGATAGAAAATCTTTGGAAGTATTTTGGCTTATTATGATAGCAATAAATATATTTAGCTATATTTTGAATTATTATATTGGTACGAATTCTAAGGCGTTTTATTTTTCAATAGGCAATAGTAGTACAATGTCAGTTGCTGGTCTTAATGTATCAGTAGCATTTATATATCTATTGGTAGTAGGAATATGTATGTACTATAAATATTTTCCTATAGCAATTGGATTTAGTGTTACACGAAAATCTTTTTATAAATCGGTTATTGTAAGTAATATTACTACCTGCTTAACCATGGCAATTATAAGTGGTTTATTACTCAAAGTTGATAGATTTATTATAGCCGCAATTGGAAGAGAGGCATTAGTTGATTTTGCATTTTTTAACATTGTAGATGATAATATCATATACATTATATTTTCTCTATTTATTCAATTTTTAATTACAATATCTATATCTAATTTCTTTGGAGTACTTTTATATAGATTAGGGGCAGTTAAATTTTGGGGTGGAGTTTTGCTTTTATTTATTGTTATCCAATCTAATCATTTTAAAATAGTAAAAAACATCTTAGATAGTTTAGGAAAGATATTTACTACTAGAATTACACCTATTAATTTAATATACTTACTTATAATAGGTTTGATACTTTATTCTCTAGGCTATTTTATTATTATGAGAACCGATGTAAAAGTTGGGGCAGGGGAAAAAAGTTGAAAAGATGTCTAGTAAGTTAGTGCCGGTGGCTAATATTTAATTTGGACAAAACATATAAAACAAACAAATACACCCCACATCCTAATAATAAACTCAATGTAAAAATAATTTTATAGCTAATATTAAAACCAATCTCCAAAAAAATCCTCATAAAAAATATCATAAAGGTTGCTGAAACTAAAGGTTTTAGGATTATATCCATATAATCTACTTTTAATTTCAGCATATTTTTTAATACAAAAAAGTTTAATATGCAAATAATTATACTGGACAAATAAAATCCAATAAAAAAGCTGTTTATTCCAAACCTTGGGTTACTTACCAATAAACATGCTGAAATTTGAATGATTGTTCCTATTAATCTATTTATAGATGAATATACTTGTTTATTTAGACCGTTGAGTATATCACAAAGAATATTTTGCAAAGACAAAAATACTGTATTGTAACTCATAATATAAATAAACTTACCTAATTCCAAATCATCATATAAAAATCTTGCCAAAGAATTGGGGAAAAACACATACAAGCTAGTTAAAGGAATAGAAAATAAAAAAGTTATTTTGATTGAAGTCAAAATTTGTTCTTTAACTGTGCGATAATTTTTAGAGGACATTTCCCCTGATAAATTGGGAACCATAATAAGCCCCATAGCGGAAGTAATCATAAAGGGCAATGAAATTAAAGGCATAGCCATTCCCATAATCCTACCAATAACCTCCATAGCATCTGAATTTGAAAATCCTATTTCAATTAATTTCTTCGGTACTAAAGTAGTGGTAGCAAATCTTGACGACATAGCTAATAAATTAGAGAACCCAATGGGTATTGCAATGGTAGAAATTTTAGCTAATATGTGGGTTTTACTGATTTTTTGATATGTATTAAAGGTAAATTTACTTTTCATTTTTCTTTTATTAAAAATAAGATAAAGTAAATTAATGCACTCTCCTAAACTAATGCCAATGATGGGAATCATGGCACCATAATAGGGTTCTATAGTCTGTACATAATAAATCATGCTTAATACAAGAAGTAATTTAGGCAGGTATTCTAAAATTTGTGAAATGCTTGGAACCTTTATTATATTTAATCCATAATAATAGCCCCTTAAAACAGAACCAATAGAAATTAACACAATGGCTGGTATTAGAAGATATATATGTATAAACATATTTTCATCTTTAAATATTATTAGAGCAATAGTCTTGCCAAAAATAATTAAAAATATAGTCAATATTCCTGAAATAGCACAGACTATAAAAAGAGCCATATTAAAAATTTTATTAATTCTATAGCTATTGTTTCTGGAATTTTCCATTGCTACTAGTTTAGATACTGCTGTAGGAATTCCTCCTATGGAAATCACCAAGGCAATCATCAATATTGACATAGCCATTTGAAACAATCCCATGCCTTCCGCACCAATAAATTTAGCTAATTTTATATTATAATTAAAATCCATAATCATTATTATGAAATTTACTAAAACTATAAAAAAAGAGCTATAGATAAACTTATTTTTATTCAAAAAACCACCTCAGAGTTACAAAATATATTTATCTATATGCATAGAATTAATGAATTATATTTCAAAAGTTAGTAAGTTAGTGCCGGGGGCAAATATTTAATTTGGTCGTAACATTCGTTACCGAATTTACATAAAAAAAAGGTTAAACTAATATTAGCTTTAGAAGGAGGCGTTAAAATGGGAAAATACTTTGACTATAATGATTCCATTTATGATATTACAAATAGATATCCAGAGACATTGGATTTATTTATCACAAATGGATTTGAAAATATGAGAGACGAAAAAATGAGAGAAATCTTTGGAAAGTCTATTACCTTGGAAATGGCATTGTCTATGAAAAAGATAAATATTGATACTTTTGTTGATAGAATGATTGAAATAATCGAGGAAAATAAAACTGTTGTAGATGATAGCTTGATTTCAACAAATAAGAATACTAACGCAGATGTGAGAATTGACGGAGTTATTCCATGTCCTGTAAGAATACCACTAATGGATGCTTTTAATACTTGGATGGAGGAAAAGTGGAATAAGCTAAATATATCTGTTGACTATGAACTAAAAGCTGCATCAAGTGGAGTAGTTTGGATAAAGAATACATTAGAAGAGGCTGATTCAGAAGATGTTCTATCAGATATATTTATATCTGCAGGATTCGATTTATTCTTTGACACTAAACTTATGGGAAAATTTAAATCACAAGGTGTATTTGAGGATATGACTGGATTTGATAAGTTTAATTCTGATTTTGACAATGAGTATATTGACTTAAAAGACCCAGATAGACAATACTCCATTATTGGAGTTGTTCCAGCAGTTTTTCTTGTTAATACTGAAGAATTAGGCGGAAGGAAGATGCCAAGTAGTTGGGAAGATATATTGAGTCTAGAATTTGAAAATGCAGTTAGTTTGCCTATTGGGGATTTTGACTTATTTAATTCAATTTTACTAAACATATATAAAAAGTTTGGTGAAGATGGCTTAAGAAGACTAGGGAAATCACTTCTTAGAAGTATGCACCCATCTGAAATGGTTAAATCACATATAAAAAAGGATAATAAACCTGTGGTTACGATTTTGCCATACTTTTTCACTAAGATGATCAAAAGAGGTGGCCCGATGGTTCCAGTATGGCCAAGTGATGGAGCTATTATTAGTCCAATATTTTTATTGGCTAAGAAGTCAAAGAAAGATTTAGTTAAGCCTTTTGTAGATTTTTTTGCATCAAAAGAGGTTGGAGAGATATTAGCACACAATGGAAGATTCCCAAGCACTAATCCAATGGTAGACAATATGATTTCAGCAGAGCATAAGTATATGTGGTTAGGATGGGATTATATAGTGGAAAATAATATTGGCCAATTGATAGCAAAATGTGAGGATATATTTCATAAGTCAATATGAGGAGGGATAGAATGAACTTGGTTACATTTTCAGGTCCTCCATCTTCAGGGAAGACCTCGATAATATTAAAGACCATCGAAGCGTTAAAGAGTAGAAATATTTCTGTAGGGGTAGTTAAATTTGATTGCCTCTATACAGATGATGATATATTGTACGAAAAGGCCAATGTTCCTGTAAAAAAGGGACTATCTGGTTCCCTTTGCCCAGACCATTTCTTTGTAAGCAATATAGAAGAAGTGGTTCAGTGGGGAAAAAGCGTAAAGCTTGATCTGTTGATTACAGAAAGTGCAGGACTTTGCAATAGATGTTCTCCTTATATTAAGGGAATAGAGTCAGTTTGTGTAATAGACAATTTAAGTGGAATAAATACTCCTAAGAAAATTGGGCCAATGCTTAAATCAGCAGATATTGTAGTAATTACAAAAGGAGACATTGTATCTCAAGCAGAAAGAGAAGTATTTTCTTCTAGAGTTAATTCTGTAAATCCAAAAGCAATAACTATGCATGTAAATGGTCTAACAGGACAAGGTGCTTATGAACTTAGCACTCTCCTTTATGATGAAAATGCAAATATAGAGACAGTTCAAGGGAGAGAATTAAAATTCCCTATGCCATCAGCATTGTGTTCATATTGTCTAGGGGAAACAAGAATTGGTGAAGACTATCAAATGGGTAATGTGAGAAAGATGAAATTAGGTGATGACGATGAATAATAGACTAATAGATACAATTACAATAAGAGAACTTATAGAAAAATATCCTTTTGTAATAAACTACTTTAGCAATAATAAATTAAATGTTGAAGGATATGAAAATCATAGTTTCAAAGAATATTTAGCTCATTTCACAGATGAAGAAATAGAGGAATGGGCAATTGATACTGTTGTATTGTTGGAAGGGCTAATAGAATATATCAATCAAATGGTAGAGTTTCTTGGAATAGAGGAAGACAAAGGGGTAGAGAGTTTAACCATATTAGCAGGTAAGGACAAAAGTGGAAATAGGGAAGGATTTGAAGAGTTAAATATAAATAGAGGAGAGATAGTCTCAATCGTAGGGCCAACGGGTTCAGGTAAGAGTAGGTTACTTGCAGATATTGAATGGGCAGCACAAAATGATACTCCTACTGGAAGATCTATTTTAATTAACAATGAAGTGCCTGATAAGAAATGGAGATTTTCTTCTAATAATAGACTTGTAGCACAACTTTCACAAAATATGAATTTTGTAATGGACTTGACTGTAGCTGAATTTTTAGAGCTCCATGCAAAGAGTAGAATGGTGGAAAGTGTAGAGGAAGTTGTGAAAAACATCATAGAGGCAGCAAATAATCTAGCAGGAGAAAAGTTTGACCTAAGCACTCCAATTACCAGCTTAAGTGGTGGTCAGTCAAGGGCTTTAATGATAGCAGATACGGCAATTTTGAGTTCATCTCCAATAGTGTTAATAGATGAAATTGAAAATGCAGGAATAGATAGAAAGAAGGCATTAAAACTGTTAGTAAGTAGTGACAAAATTGTTTTAATGGCTACTCATGATCCACTATTAGCACTAATGGCGGATAAGAGAATTGTAATAAAAAATGGTGGAATAAATAAAATAATTGATACTAGCAGTGAGGAAAAAGAAGTACTTTCTCAACTTGAAAAAATGGATGCTGTTATTCAAGAAATGAGAAACAGCCTTAGAAACGGACATTTAATAAGTTAGTAAGTTAGTACAGGGGGCGAATATTTAAATTGGCTAGGCAAAAAAATTAAGCTAACAGGGGGAAAATATAAAAAAAGATGCGCTAGGAACTGTCCTAGTGCATCTTTTTAATCTTACTATTTATAAAATACATGTTCACCAATTTTTGTTACATATGTTTTATTGTTTACAATCCATTTACCTTCTGCTTTTTTAGGATTGAAAAAATAAGTAGCATTTCCTACTGGCTTTTTACCACTTAATGCTTCTTTTGCTGCTTTTATACTTTCTTCTGATGGAGTATTGTATATAGTTCCCTCTGCTACAGGACTAAATTGGGGAATGTTTTGATAGTATTCAAATATTACGCCCTTCACAGTATTTGGGAAACTACTTGATGCTACTCTGTTTAGTATTACACTTCCTACAGCAACCTTTCCATTATAAGGCTCACCTTGTGATTCCGCATGTATTATTCTAGAAAGCCAATACAAATCTGTTTCATTGGTATTTCTACTTAGGCTTGTCCCACGGGAAGATGTTGTGCTAGTAGATTTTGCGTATAATTTTGACTGAGTTTGTTTACCGGCAATTCCATCAACTTTAATCTTACTAGCTTTTTGAAATGCAATTACAGCTTTTCTAGTGTTTTTGCCGAATATACCATCAACTTTTCCAGCTGAAAACCCTTTGCTGTTTAGAGTTTTCTGAAGTAGAGATACTTTTTCACCTCTGCTACCAACCTTTAAGTTTGTGTAGCTTGAAGCAGCATGTACACTTGTTACGTTTAGCAAGATTAATAGTGAGAGGAATATGGGAACAACTCTCTTTAAACTTTTCTTCATAAGTAGTACACTCCTTCCTTATTTTGCTTCCGAAGTTAGCTGACGGGTTCGGGATGAAGGTTCCCTACCATAATACATGGATTAACCCCTTCTTGGTTCCTCCGTACCTAGAAAATCCAGGATTCAGCAAGTGTAGTTTTTGCATATTTAACATTATAGAAATCAATGATTGCAATGTCAACCGAGGAGAATAAATTACCGTTTATATGCCAAAAGTTAGTAAGTTAGTGCCGGGGGCAAACATTTATCTCTGTCAGTCGTCATAACATAGTGAAGAATATTTACTTTGTTTTGGGCAACAATATTAAGCCAGCTAGGGGAAAAGGGTAAAAATTTGTCTATCTGTAACGTTTGTTACCGAATCATATGGGTATATATATTAATATAGTTTTACAAAGAAAATATTGAGGAGGTTAGAAAATGAGTATGTTTTGTTATCAATGTCAAGAGACAGCAAAAGGTAAGGGTTGTACTATTCAAGGGGTATGTGGTAAGACTTCTGATGTAGCAAATTTGCAAGACTTATTAATTTACACACTAAAGGGAATATCTATTTTAGGATTAAAAGCTGATGAAATAAATATGTGTATACCAGAAGTAGACAAGATGCTAGTAGATGGACTATTCATGACAATAACAAATGCAAATTTTGATGAAGATAGATTTATTAAAAAGATCAAAGAAGCACTAAAAATTAGAGATGAACTAAAAGCTAAATTGGAAGTTAAGGGAGTTAAATTAGAAAAATTACATGATTCAGTAACTTGGACTGGAGAAACAGTTGAAGCTTTTGAAGCGAAGGCAGATAGTGTTCAAGTAGGAGTATTGGCAACGGAAAATGAAGATGTTCGTTCTCTTAGGGAGTTAATTACCTATGGAGTTAAGGGAATGGCTGCTTATGCAGAACATGCAGCTAATTTAGGTTTTGAAGATGAAGATATTTATAAATTTATAAGAAAGGCATTAGCAGCTACATTAGACGACAATCTTTCAGTTGATGAACTTATAGCACTTACATTAGAAACAGGTAAATATGGTGTAAATGTTATGGCTTTACTTGATAAGGCTAATACTACAGCTTATGGTAATCCAGAAATTACGGAAGTAAATATAGGAGTAAGAAACAATTCAGCAATACTTATATCAGGGCACGATTTAAAAGATATGGAAGAATTATTAGAGCAAACTAAAGGTACCGGTGTAGATGTTTACACTCATGGAGAGATGCTTCCAGCACATTATTATCCAGCATTTAAGAAGTATGAACATTTTGCAGGAAACTATGGTAATGCATGGTGGAAACAAAAAGAAGAATTTGAAAAGTTTAATGGGCCAATACTATTTACAACTAACTGTATAGTTCCACCAAAGGAATCCTATTCTGACAGAGTATATACTACTGGATCTTCAGGATATCCAGGATTTAAACATATTCCAGATAGAGTAAATGGAGAAGCTAAGGATTTCTCAGAGATCATAGAACATGCTAAGAGATTACCAGCACCTACTGAAATTGAAACAGGTAAAATTGTGGGTGGATTTGCACATGAACAAGTATTTGCATTGGCTGACCAAGTGGTTGAGGCTGTTAAGACTGGAGCAATAAAGAAGTTCTTTGTAATGGCTGGATGTGATGGTAGAATGAAGTCAAGAGAATACTATACAGAATTTGCAAAAGCACTTCCAAAGGATACAGTAATACTTACTGCAGGATGTGCAAAATATAAATACAATAAGCTAGATTTAGGAGATATAAATGGAATACCTAGAGTATTAGACGCAGGACAATGTAATGATTCATATTCATTAGCACTAATAGCACTAAAACTAAAAGAAATATTTGAATTAGAAGATGTAAATGAATTGCCAATTGCATACAATATAGCATGGTATGAACAAAAAGCTGTAATAGTATTGTTAGCATTATTATATCTAGGAGTTAAAAATATCCACCTAGGACCAACACTACCAGCATTCCTTTCACCAAATGTTGTCAATGTATTGGTTGAAAACTTCGGAATTGGTGGAATAACAAATGTAGAAGATGATTTAGCAATGTTTATGGCATAAAGAAAAGGGCTCTACTTATAAAGTAGGGCCTTTCTTAATGCCAAAAGTTAGTAAGTTAGTGCCGGGGGCAAATATTTATTCAAGTCATGATGGTTAGTAAGTTAGTTCCGTGGTAGAAAAATTTCTATCATTTTACTGAAAAGTTTGATATTATAGGATTAGTAGCGAAAGGAGGATGACAAAATGAAATTTAGTGATTATAAGTATGTTAGACCAGATGTAGAAAGTATAAGAAGTAAGTTTGTAAGCTTGATTGAAAGATTTGAAAATGCTTCAAATGTAGAAGAACAAAATGAAGTTATAAAAGAAGTAAACAAGATTAGAGAAGAAGTGGACACTCTAGGAAATTTAGCTTATGTAAGACATTCAATTGATACAGAAGATAAGTTTTATGAAGCTGAACAAGAATTTTTAGATGAAAATATGCCTCTATTTACTGAAGTAGTAGTTAAATACTATGAAGCATTGGTTAATTCAAAATTCAGAAGTGAACTTGAAGAAAAATGGGGAAAACATTTATTTAATTTAGCAGAAATAGAACTAAAGACTTTTTCACCAGAAGTGATTGAAGATTTAGTTAAAGAAAACAAACTTGTTAGCGAATATGACAAATTAGTTGCTTCTGCAAAGATAATGTTTGAAGGTGAAGAGAGAAATCTATCTCAAATGCAACCTTTTATGCAATCAAAGGATAGAGACACTAGAAAGAGAGCATATGAAGCATATATTAGTTTCTTTAATGAAAATGAAGATAAATTTGATGAAATATATGACAACTTAGTTAAGGTAAGAGATGGTATAGCTAAAAAACTTGGATTTAAGAACTTTGTTGAACTAGGATATGCTAGAATGTCCAGAACAGACTATGATGCAAATATGGTAGCTAATTATAGAAAACAAGTATATGAAGACTTGGTGCCAGTAGTAGCAGAACTTAAAGATAGACAGAGAATAAGACTTGGTCTTGATGAACTTAAATACTATGATGAACCATTAGAATTTACAACAGGTAATGCTATACCAAAAGGAGATCCAGATTGGATATTAGGAAATGGAAAGAAAATGTATGGAGAACTTTCTCCTGAAACTCATGAATTCTTCTCATTTATGGTAGAAAGAGAACTAATGGATTTAGTTAGCAAGAAGGGTAAAATGAGTGGAGGATATTGTACTTACTTCCCAGATTATAAGTCTCCATTTATATTCTCAAACTTTAACGGAACTAGTGGAGATGTGGATGTACTTACTCATGAAGCTGGACATGCATTCCAAGCTTATCTAAGCAGAGATATTGAAGTGCTTGAATATATGTCACCAACATTAGAGGCTTGCGAAATACACTCAATGAGTATGGAATTTATAACTTGGCCTTGGATGAAATTATTCTTCTTAGAAGATGAAGAAAAGTATAAATTCAGTCATTTAAGTGGAGCAGTAAACTTCATTCCTTATGGAGTTACTGTAGACGAATTCCAACATTTTGTATATGAAAATCCTTCAGCTACTCCTGAAGAGAGAAAAGCAAAATGGAGAGAAATAGAAAAGAAATATATGCCTTTCAGGGATTATGAAGACAATGATCTATTAAATAGAGGTGGATATTGGTTTAGACAA is a window of Anaerosalibacter sp. Marseille-P3206 DNA encoding:
- a CDS encoding cell wall hydrolase, which translates into the protein MKKSLKRVVPIFLSLLILLNVTSVHAASSYTNLKVGSRGEKVSLLQKTLNSKGFSAGKVDGIFGKNTRKAVIAFQKASKIKVDGIAGKQTQSKLYAKSTSTTSSRGTSLSRNTNETDLYWLSRIIHAESQGEPYNGKVAVGSVILNRVASSSFPNTVKGVIFEYYQNIPQFSPVAEGTIYNTPSEESIKAAKEALSGKKPVGNATYFFNPKKAEGKWIVNNKTYVTKIGEHVFYK
- a CDS encoding ATP-binding cassette domain-containing protein translates to MNNRLIDTITIRELIEKYPFVINYFSNNKLNVEGYENHSFKEYLAHFTDEEIEEWAIDTVVLLEGLIEYINQMVEFLGIEEDKGVESLTILAGKDKSGNREGFEELNINRGEIVSIVGPTGSGKSRLLADIEWAAQNDTPTGRSILINNEVPDKKWRFSSNNRLVAQLSQNMNFVMDLTVAEFLELHAKSRMVESVEEVVKNIIEAANNLAGEKFDLSTPITSLSGGQSRALMIADTAILSSSPIVLIDEIENAGIDRKKALKLLVSSDKIVLMATHDPLLALMADKRIVIKNGGINKIIDTSSEEKEVLSQLEKMDAVIQEMRNSLRNGHLIS
- a CDS encoding ATP-binding cassette domain-containing protein; the protein is MLEIKNLNKAYGKTQVLKDVNITIEDNKIYGLLGRNGVGKTTLLNIISSQILRHSGEVLLDNEDVFENAKAMEQICFVKDRGIAFEENKIKELFKMAKFIYKDWDDEYKNYLVKEFNLNTNKKYEKLSRGYQTIVGLIIGLASRSRITIFDEPSLGLDAAFRYKFYNLLLEDYEKNPRTIIISTHLIDEVNNLFEEIIILSEGKVMLKEETDFLMESAYFLSGKEENLLEIINTKKIISREEFGTTVILGIFDNLSEDEIQDLKNKGIEISQIPLQKLFVYLTEQNVLKEENI
- a CDS encoding M3 family oligoendopeptidase, whose amino-acid sequence is MKFSDYKYVRPDVESIRSKFVSLIERFENASNVEEQNEVIKEVNKIREEVDTLGNLAYVRHSIDTEDKFYEAEQEFLDENMPLFTEVVVKYYEALVNSKFRSELEEKWGKHLFNLAEIELKTFSPEVIEDLVKENKLVSEYDKLVASAKIMFEGEERNLSQMQPFMQSKDRDTRKRAYEAYISFFNENEDKFDEIYDNLVKVRDGIAKKLGFKNFVELGYARMSRTDYDANMVANYRKQVYEDLVPVVAELKDRQRIRLGLDELKYYDEPLEFTTGNAIPKGDPDWILGNGKKMYGELSPETHEFFSFMVERELMDLVSKKGKMSGGYCTYFPDYKSPFIFSNFNGTSGDVDVLTHEAGHAFQAYLSRDIEVLEYMSPTLEACEIHSMSMEFITWPWMKLFFLEDEEKYKFSHLSGAVNFIPYGVTVDEFQHFVYENPSATPEERKAKWREIEKKYMPFRDYEDNDLLNRGGYWFRQGHIFQVPFYYIDYTLAQVCAFQFWIKFREDREKAWADYVKLCKAGGSMPFSQLVQYAGLKVPFEDGCIKEVVGPIKEWLDGVDDTKF
- a CDS encoding GTP-binding protein, producing the protein MNLVTFSGPPSSGKTSIILKTIEALKSRNISVGVVKFDCLYTDDDILYEKANVPVKKGLSGSLCPDHFFVSNIEEVVQWGKSVKLDLLITESAGLCNRCSPYIKGIESVCVIDNLSGINTPKKIGPMLKSADIVVITKGDIVSQAEREVFSSRVNSVNPKAITMHVNGLTGQGAYELSTLLYDENANIETVQGRELKFPMPSALCSYCLGETRIGEDYQMGNVRKMKLGDDDE
- the hcp gene encoding hydroxylamine reductase is translated as MSMFCYQCQETAKGKGCTIQGVCGKTSDVANLQDLLIYTLKGISILGLKADEINMCIPEVDKMLVDGLFMTITNANFDEDRFIKKIKEALKIRDELKAKLEVKGVKLEKLHDSVTWTGETVEAFEAKADSVQVGVLATENEDVRSLRELITYGVKGMAAYAEHAANLGFEDEDIYKFIRKALAATLDDNLSVDELIALTLETGKYGVNVMALLDKANTTAYGNPEITEVNIGVRNNSAILISGHDLKDMEELLEQTKGTGVDVYTHGEMLPAHYYPAFKKYEHFAGNYGNAWWKQKEEFEKFNGPILFTTNCIVPPKESYSDRVYTTGSSGYPGFKHIPDRVNGEAKDFSEIIEHAKRLPAPTEIETGKIVGGFAHEQVFALADQVVEAVKTGAIKKFFVMAGCDGRMKSREYYTEFAKALPKDTVILTAGCAKYKYNKLDLGDINGIPRVLDAGQCNDSYSLALIALKLKEIFELEDVNELPIAYNIAWYEQKAVIVLLALLYLGVKNIHLGPTLPAFLSPNVVNVLVENFGIGGITNVEDDLAMFMA
- a CDS encoding ABC transporter substrate-binding protein, whose product is MGKYFDYNDSIYDITNRYPETLDLFITNGFENMRDEKMREIFGKSITLEMALSMKKINIDTFVDRMIEIIEENKTVVDDSLISTNKNTNADVRIDGVIPCPVRIPLMDAFNTWMEEKWNKLNISVDYELKAASSGVVWIKNTLEEADSEDVLSDIFISAGFDLFFDTKLMGKFKSQGVFEDMTGFDKFNSDFDNEYIDLKDPDRQYSIIGVVPAVFLVNTEELGGRKMPSSWEDILSLEFENAVSLPIGDFDLFNSILLNIYKKFGEDGLRRLGKSLLRSMHPSEMVKSHIKKDNKPVVTILPYFFTKMIKRGGPMVPVWPSDGAIISPIFLLAKKSKKDLVKPFVDFFASKEVGEILAHNGRFPSTNPMVDNMISAEHKYMWLGWDYIVENNIGQLIAKCEDIFHKSI
- a CDS encoding GntR family transcriptional regulator gives rise to the protein MLDLNSDKSIYIQIAESIENEILLGNLKEEDQAPSTNEFAKVYQINPATARKGLNLLVDEEVLYKKRGLGMFVAKGAKAKILKKRQNVFFKEILPEIILETQRLEISIDELIKYLIDYEGGE
- a CDS encoding oligosaccharide flippase family protein encodes the protein MNKNKFIYSSFFIVLVNFIIMIMDFNYNIKLAKFIGAEGMGLFQMAMSILMIALVISIGGIPTAVSKLVAMENSRNNSYRINKIFNMALFIVCAISGILTIFLIIFGKTIALIIFKDENMFIHIYLLIPAIVLISIGSVLRGYYYGLNIIKVPSISQILEYLPKLLLVLSMIYYVQTIEPYYGAMIPIIGISLGECINLLYLIFNKRKMKSKFTFNTYQKISKTHILAKISTIAIPIGFSNLLAMSSRFATTTLVPKKLIEIGFSNSDAMEVIGRIMGMAMPLISLPFMITSAMGLIMVPNLSGEMSSKNYRTVKEQILTSIKITFLFSIPLTSLYVFFPNSLARFLYDDLELGKFIYIMSYNTVFLSLQNILCDILNGLNKQVYSSINRLIGTIIQISACLLVSNPRFGINSFFIGFYLSSIIICILNFFVLKNMLKLKVDYMDIILKPLVSATFMIFFMRIFLEIGFNISYKIIFTLSLLLGCGVYLFVLYVLSKLNISHRH
- a CDS encoding YbjQ family protein, which produces MILVNTDYYNDKELEMLGLVKGSTIQSKNIGRDITQGFKTIVGGELKAYNEMMNDARALATKRMVEEAEELGADAIINIRYASSAIMQGAAEVIAYGTAVKFK